The Oncorhynchus gorbuscha isolate QuinsamMale2020 ecotype Even-year unplaced genomic scaffold, OgorEven_v1.0 Un_scaffold_879, whole genome shotgun sequence genome contains a region encoding:
- the LOC124020699 gene encoding gasdermin-E-like, which produces MISKAVKSMLKEVDSNGSLIPVSSLNDSSGKLNLLSLIVKTRPRCGCFWQEPKYQSRGFSLSDVLKPGEPEDEPLNPDVKESDFVDHSGTFGDIEEMKAGGNLEGLLADLKLNVALKYSNEQESSFGRLKKEEVKVKEVVNYSKDKRLDMTHPVIKQTREKPRAILGVLTERIMTSQPCQVTNKVRKHGNAGANMSACVALSGKDSMKQSGSTQTDSDVSLKIPEYTVVAYSLIELYVKCNGQFELCLFSNNGGFEKVRSKDDIEEDGIMDLRGNFDANSHLNLNEELEKLSRHFQLLSVLPAAKRSSLLQLLKTTMEDRETVSVLESVLDQLCEGETPDLGDLEESERETVQAILDLVDQCVGKDEEEIRSSLLSAVHLIVSAMDGMTDEGLSVLGSCCSHPVLQALQILVQHVAAGSGETLSLRDAGLAVLTEEELYQRTERLFALSNVELTRLNEDAEFTVTSVICPGHLLLVMSIAVNGLASLG; this is translated from the exons ATGATTTCCAAGGCCGTAAAATCCATGTTGAAGGAAGTAGATTCTAACGGTAGCCTGATTCCTGTGTCCAGTCTGAACGACAGCTCTGGTAAACTGAATCTCCTCTCACTCATTGTGAAGACCAGGCCCAGATGTGGATGCTTCTGGCAGGAACCCAAATACCAGTCCAGAGGCTTTTCCCTGAGTGATGTGCTGAAACCCGGAGAACCTGAAGACGAACCTTTAAACCCAG ATGTCAAGGAGTCTGACTTCGTGGACCACAGTGGGACATTTGGTGACATAGAAGAAATGAAGGCAGGAGGAAATTTGGAGGGATTGTTGGCTGATTTAAAACTTAACGTGGCCTTAAAATACTCTAACGAACAAGAGTCGTCCTTTGGCAGACTGAAGAAAGAGGAGGTGAAAGTGAAGGAGGTGGTTAACTACTCGAAAGACAA ACGCCTGGACATGACCCACCCTGTGATCAAGCAGACCCGGGAGAAGCCCAGGGCAATATTAGGGGTGTTGACGGAAAGGATTATGACATCACAACCTTGCCAGGTCACAAACAAAGTCCGGAAGCATGGCAATGCAGGAGCCAACATGAGCGCCTGCGTGGCCCTGAGCGGGAAG GACTCTATGAAGCAGAGCGGCAGTACTCAGACAGATAGTGATGTGTCACTGAAGATTCCTGAATATACTGTCGTGGCCTACAGTCTGATTGAACTCTACGTCAAATGCAATGGACAGTTTG AGCTGTGCCTCTTCTCCAACAATGGGGGCTTTGAAAAGGTTAGGTCAAAGGATGACATTGAAGAGGATGGAATTATGGACCTGAGAGGCAACTTTGATGCCAACAGCCACTTAAATCTGAACGAAG AACTGGAGAAACTGAGTCGTCATTTCCAGCTGCTGTCAGTCCTGCCAGCAGCCAAACGCTCCTCTCTACTCCAGCTCCTCAAGACAaccatggaggacagagagacagtcagtgtgCTGGAGAGTGTG CTGGATCAGTTGTGTGAAGGTGAGACTCCTGACCTGGGTGACCTGGaagagtctgagagggagacagtccAGGCCATACTGGATCTTGTAGACCAATGTGTTGggaaggatgaggaagagatCAGATCTTCACTTCTCAGTGCCGTCCACCTCATTGTCAGTGCCATGGACG GAATGACAGATGAGGGTCTCTCTGTGTTGGGATCCTGTTGCAGTCATCCAGTCTTACAGGCTCTGCAGATCCTG GTGCAGCATGTGGCAGCAGGGAGTGGGGAGACCCTCTCTCTGAGAGATGCAGGTCTGGCTGTTCTGACTGAGGAGGAGCTGTATCAGAGGACAGAGCGTCTCTTTGCCCTCTCTAATGTGGAACTTACCAGATTGAATGAGGACGCAGAATTCACAGTGACTTCAGTTATCTGCCCTGGACACCTTCTTCTTGTCATGAGTATCGCTGTGAATGGCCTGGCCTCTTTAGGATAG